Within the Halopelagius inordinatus genome, the region GGTGCCGAACGCTCCTTTCAGCACCGCAATCGGCTTCGGCCGACCGGTGACCGTCTGGAGCACGTACATCGCGATGACCACGGCGAGCGCCCCGACTTGGACGATGCGCGAGGGGTGGACCATCGCGACGATGCCGGTGGCGAAAAAGAGGAGTCGGGCGCCGGCCGTCACGGCCCGCCCGAACACGAACCGGTAGTTGATGCCGTGGATGATGGCGATAGCGCCGATCAACGCGAACGTCCCGGAGGTCAGAGACTGCGCGTTGAACTCCGCAGAGACGACCTCGGGGTGGTAGATGAAGACGAAGGGGAGGATAAACAGCGGCGCGGATATCTTGATGGCCTCGATACAGCTCTTCCAGAAGTTCGCGCCCGCGATACCGCAGGCGACCGCCACGCACGTCGCTATCGGCGGCGTCAGCCCCGCGAGAATCGCGGCGTAGAACACGAAAAAGTGGCTCGCGAATTCGGGCAGGAAGAACTGGCTGATGAGCGTCGGCGCGACGAGAAGCGCCACGATGGTGTACGACGCCGTCGTCGGCATCCCCAGCCCGAGGATGATACAGATTATCATAGAGAGGATGGCCGCAACGAGCAACACGCCGCCCGAGAGGTCCAGTAGCGTGAGCGAGATGGCCGTCGGGACGCCCGTCGCCGTGAGGATGTCTACGACGCCGTTGATGGCCGCGAGAATGATAGTCACGGGAGCGAGGACGACGACGCCCTCGCGCGCGCCGTCGAGCGTCTCCCAGAGCGTTCGCTTGAGCGATTCGGTGGCCGTCTCGTCGCTGCTCCCGATGAGCGACTCGACGACGGGGAACATGATGCCCGTCACGAGCATCGCCGTCGTCGTCCACAAGGCGGCGGTTCCGACCGTCACCTGTTCGACGCCCAGCTTGTAGATGAGTATCGCGAGCGGAATGCCGTACTTCAGGCTCTCCGAGAGGAACTCGCTGCGGGGCATCGCGTTCTGGATGAGGTTATCCGGGTTCGTGTTGTCGAGTTGCGGCGCGGCGACGTAGTGCACCGCGACGAAGATAGTGACACACAGAATCGCGGCCGGAATCAGCCCCGCGATGATGACGTCGACGTAGGTGACGCCGGTGATCAGAGACGCCATGATGAACGCGCCCGCGCCCATGACGGGCGGGAGTACCTGCCCGGCGGTGGACGCGACTGCCTCGATAGCGCCCGCCGTCTCCGGTTTGACGCCGTTTCGCTTCATGAGCGGGATGGTGAAGGAGCCGGTCATCCCGGCGTTTGCGGTCTGACTGCCGTTGACGGAGCCGATGACGGCGCTCGAAAGCACCGCCGTCTGGGCGATACCGGAGTCGATGTACTTCGCAGAGCGGAACGCGAGCCGCATGATGAGGTCGAACGCGCCGTATCCCTTCAAAAAGCCCGCGTAGAGCAAGAATAGCGCGATCCACGCGGCGACGAGTTGGGTCAGGAAGCCGAAGAAGCCGTCGACGCTGATGACGACTGTTCGGAGGATGCGCTCGACGCCGAGGCCGCCGTGTTGGAGCGGTCCGGGAGCGTACATGCCGAAGTACCCGTAGCCGAACCCGGCGACGACGACGGCCAAGAACGTCGTTCCGAACGACCGCCACGTCAGGTAGATCATGACGAGCGAGAAGACGGCCGCCATCACGTACTCGTGAGGGAGCGCGCGTCCCGCCCGGTCGACGTACAGCGCTTGGAAGTTCCACGCGATGTAAGAGGTTGTGATGGCGACGTCTATCGCCGACAGCGAGAGGAGTGCTGCGTGGAGCCGATTCCCCGGACCGTACGCCCGCTTGAGGTCCGCAAACAGGTTCTCTCGCCCGCCACCGCTCATCGACATCAGTTCCGTCAAGATGTACAGTTCGAGAATCGCCCCGAGGAAGATGACGCCGTACTGCGCGCGCGGTATCGGGATGGCGTAAGAGTAGTAGATGACGATGGCCCAGAAGACCACAGAGAGGCCGATGAGGACGTTCCGCATCGACATGATCTCGGCGTCCCATGGTTCCTCACGGTCGAATCCGACTCCGGACTCGGGTTCTGGGTCCGCGGCGACGTCCGGATTCGCGTCACTCATCGTTCATTACACCCGGTGGTTTCCGGTCGTGTCGTCGATCAAATACGTGCATTGGGTCGTGTTAGTTCGAAACGCGGTCAGTGAAAACTGTTTTCGTCACGGTACTCAGTTCGTGTCGGCGGCGTTATTCGTTCGTCTCGCCGCGCGTCCACTCGTCGTTCCAGACGTCGTTGGCCTCGAAGAAGTCCGCGACGCCGGGGTGAATCTCCAGTTCCGGGATGACGGCGGTGGTCATCGACTCGGGGTCGGAGTGGTCGAGCGCCGTCGGGTCGGACTCCTGTATCGCTTCCCAGTGCTCGCTGGAGAGGCGAGCGACTTCCTCTGTCGCCCCTGCGGGCACGTCGGGGCCGAACGCCCACTGGCCCGAGAGGACCCACGAGAGAGTGGAGTCGGTGATGCCTGTCACGTCCTGCTCCCAGCCGTACGGTTCCAGGTCCTTCTTTATCGCACCGGGGACGCTGTCGATTGCCTGCTCGAAGTTGTCGTCGACTTCGATAATCTGCAGTTGACCGTTACTGCGCACGTCGACTTCCTGCACCCAACTGGAGAGGTTGACGCCGTTCGCACCGTAGATACAGAGCGCGTCGACGCGCCCCTCCTCTACGGCACCTGCGATGTCGCTCGTGTCGACGTTGAGGATGTCGTTCGGCTCCCACAGTCCCGCCTCGCGGATGACCTCCTCGGTGAGCAGTCGCGTCCCGAACCCGGGCTGAATCGGATAGATGGTGTATCCGCCCTCGGCCAAGTCCGCGGTGGACTCGATGCCCGAGTCCTGCATCGCGACCCAGTAGATTTCGAGGTTCGTGAACACGAACCCCTGCATCGGGAGACTGTCGACCGGTTCGTCGGCGAACGGCCCCTCCTCGTTCATCGCCTTCGACAGGGAGTTGTTGTCCACGCCGATAGAGGAGATGTTGCCGCTGTCGAACTCGTACAGGTTAGCCGTCCAGCCGTCGGTGACCTGCACGGAGATGTCGAGGATGTCGCTGTGCTGTTGGGCGGCCCGGGCGAGCGCCTGTCCCGCCTGCTGGGTGGAACTCCCCGAGGACGTGCCGCCGATGACGATTTGGTAGTTCTCGTCGCCGCCACCGTCACCACCGCCACCGCCACCGCCGTCACCACCGCCACCATCTCCGCCGTCACCGCCGTCTCCGCCGTCTCCGCCGCCCATACAACCTGCCATACTGATGACGCCCATCGTCGCCGCACCCTTCAGTAGCCGCCGCCTATCCATGCCATTATCAGACATACGATGGAACAATTGTGTAGGTTATATATAAGCATGACGTTTGAGTAAAAAAATGACCGCCGAGTGATTGCTCCGTGCTGCGGCACCCGCGCCTCGAAGAACGCGACGCCGCCGTCAGTTTCCGACGATGACCGGCACGTCGCTGTCGAGAATGACGCCCTGCGTCACACTTCCGAACATCGCTTTCCCGACGGGACTGCGTTCTCGGGCCGCGACGAGTATCGCGTCCGCGCCGACGTCTTCGGCGGCGTCGAGAATCGTCGGCACCGGGTCGCCCCGCATCGTCGCCACGTCCGTCTGAATCCCGAGGGTTTCCAGTTCCTCGGCGGCGCGGTAGACGGCGTCGGGGACTCCCTGGAGGGAGTCGATGTCCTCGTTTATCGACTCTATGACGGACCGTCCGGCCTCGTCGGCGGGCACGTCTATCTCCTCGTGGACGTGGAGAACGGTGACTTCCAACTCGTCGCGTCCGGGAAGCCCCCGGAGCGTATCGAGTTGTTTCGACACTCTGTCCTCGTTCCCATCGACCGCCGCGAGAACGTGATACATACTTCGGGATTCTCGGTCTCCCTGTATTAATGTTCCCTCGGGGCGGCCCGCAATCGAGCGGTCACCGTTCGTCGGGGGACCACTCGCCGCCGACTCGGTCGGCACCCATCAGTTGGTCGCCGTCGTGTTCGGTGAACACGATTTTCGCGTTCGGTCTGGGCACGTCCAAACCGTCTTCAAGCCAGTCGACGACTGCGACTGCGAACGACCGCCGTCGTTCGAACGGCCGGCCGCGCCGGACGTCGGCGTCCAACACCGCAATCGGTCCGTCGACGGCCCGGCCGAGAGACATCGCCGCGGTCGGATGTTCGCGGACGGTCACCGCGACGTGACCTTCCGTCGTCGCCATCTCGGCGGTGTACAGGTCGGTGACTGCGGCGGTCGTCTCCCGGCGTTTCTCGTCGGTGAGGGTGGCCGTCGTATCGAGTTCGAGTACGGGCACGTCCGGACCCACGCGCTACCCCGTGTTAGTCTTACTCCGCGGCGGCGGTGACGCCTTCGGGGGGGTCGGTCAGGATGACGCGGACGACGAACACGGACCCGACGAGTGCGAGTGCGGCGAGCATCAGCCAACTCCACCGGTAGCCGACGGCGTCCGAGAGATAGCCGAACGCCGGCGGAGCGAACAGCGCACCCGAGGTGAGCGCTAGCTGCCCGCCGCCGGTAGCCCCGCCCATCTCCTCTGCGGAGACGAGCGTCGCCATACACGAGTAGTAGACGCCGGTGAACCCGAGAACGAAGAAGCCGAGGACGACGAACGCCGCCGCGGCGAGCGTCCGCCCCTCGACGAAGGCGACGCCGACGAACAGGGCCGCACTCGCGAGTGACTGGACGAGCAAAATCGCGCCGATTCGGCGGCGAGGGTCGCCCGGAAGCGCGTCGCTCAACCACCCAGTAACGACTCGTCCGGCGCTTCCGGACGTCTGTAGCGCGGCGAGAACGATACCGCCGAAGGCGACGGAAGCGCCGACGGACTCGTCGACGTAGAGTATCGTGTATCCAGTCGTCGTGAACAGTCCCGCGCCGAGACAGACGCCGGCGGCGGCCAGATACCGATACGGGCGGTTCCGGAGCAGTCGGCGGAAGTCGGGGTAACTCGCCTCCTCCCTGCTTCCGGACCCGCGGTAGACGAGCCAAAACGCCGCGGCGACGGCGAGTCCGCCCGCGGCGGCGACGTAGAACCCCGCTTCCCAGTACAGGACGCCCGCGATACCGGTGACGAGCAAGGCGCTCGCACCGCTTCCGGCCGTGACGCCGACCTGTTTCACTCCGACGGCGAGGTTCTGTCGTCCCGGCGGCGTGCTGTCGAATATCGCTTTGTTCGTCCCCGGCATCGCGGTTCCGTAGAGCGACCCGAGCAGGAACGCGCTGACGAGCAACATCGAATACG harbors:
- a CDS encoding TAXI family TRAP transporter solute-binding subunit, with the protein product MKGAATMGVISMAGCMGGGDGGDGGDGGDGGGGDGGGGGGGDGGGDENYQIVIGGTSSGSSTQQAGQALARAAQQHSDILDISVQVTDGWTANLYEFDSGNISSIGVDNNSLSKAMNEEGPFADEPVDSLPMQGFVFTNLEIYWVAMQDSGIESTADLAEGGYTIYPIQPGFGTRLLTEEVIREAGLWEPNDILNVDTSDIAGAVEEGRVDALCIYGANGVNLSSWVQEVDVRSNGQLQIIEVDDNFEQAIDSVPGAIKKDLEPYGWEQDVTGITDSTLSWVLSGQWAFGPDVPAGATEEVARLSSEHWEAIQESDPTALDHSDPESMTTAVIPELEIHPGVADFFEANDVWNDEWTRGETNE
- a CDS encoding MFS transporter; the encoded protein is MGIYRVVSLIFVWQLAASICYYAVFAATPFFRDQFALSGTAVGLVVTSLTLGYAVFLLPLGALTDRFGEHRTLTVGLLGLSVGSILVARAWSYSMLLVSAFLLGSLYGTAMPGTNKAIFDSTPPGRQNLAVGVKQVGVTAGSGASALLVTGIAGVLYWEAGFYVAAAGGLAVAAAFWLVYRGSGSREEASYPDFRRLLRNRPYRYLAAAGVCLGAGLFTTTGYTILYVDESVGASVAFGGIVLAALQTSGSAGRVVTGWLSDALPGDPRRRIGAILLVQSLASAALFVGVAFVEGRTLAAAAFVVLGFFVLGFTGVYYSCMATLVSAEEMGGATGGGQLALTSGALFAPPAFGYLSDAVGYRWSWLMLAALALVGSVFVVRVILTDPPEGVTAAAE
- a CDS encoding tautomerase family protein; translation: MPVLELDTTATLTDEKRRETTAAVTDLYTAEMATTEGHVAVTVREHPTAAMSLGRAVDGPIAVLDADVRRGRPFERRRSFAVAVVDWLEDGLDVPRPNAKIVFTEHDGDQLMGADRVGGEWSPDER
- a CDS encoding TRAP transporter permease translates to MSMRNVLIGLSVVFWAIVIYYSYAIPIPRAQYGVIFLGAILELYILTELMSMSGGGRENLFADLKRAYGPGNRLHAALLSLSAIDVAITTSYIAWNFQALYVDRAGRALPHEYVMAAVFSLVMIYLTWRSFGTTFLAVVVAGFGYGYFGMYAPGPLQHGGLGVERILRTVVISVDGFFGFLTQLVAAWIALFLLYAGFLKGYGAFDLIMRLAFRSAKYIDSGIAQTAVLSSAVIGSVNGSQTANAGMTGSFTIPLMKRNGVKPETAGAIEAVASTAGQVLPPVMGAGAFIMASLITGVTYVDVIIAGLIPAAILCVTIFVAVHYVAAPQLDNTNPDNLIQNAMPRSEFLSESLKYGIPLAILIYKLGVEQVTVGTAALWTTTAMLVTGIMFPVVESLIGSSDETATESLKRTLWETLDGAREGVVVLAPVTIILAAINGVVDILTATGVPTAISLTLLDLSGGVLLVAAILSMIICIILGLGMPTTASYTIVALLVAPTLISQFFLPEFASHFFVFYAAILAGLTPPIATCVAVACGIAGANFWKSCIEAIKISAPLFILPFVFIYHPEVVSAEFNAQSLTSGTFALIGAIAIIHGINYRFVFGRAVTAGARLLFFATGIVAMVHPSRIVQVGALAVVIAMYVLQTVTGRPKPIAVLKGAFGTSGDSVPQTGEAGGK
- a CDS encoding universal stress protein, encoding MYHVLAAVDGNEDRVSKQLDTLRGLPGRDELEVTVLHVHEEIDVPADEAGRSVIESINEDIDSLQGVPDAVYRAAEELETLGIQTDVATMRGDPVPTILDAAEDVGADAILVAARERSPVGKAMFGSVTQGVILDSDVPVIVGN